A genomic window from Terriglobales bacterium includes:
- a CDS encoding DNA polymerase Y family protein produces MFACLYVPDFPVAAVARGEPELRSRPAAVLEGAPPLFTVTAANEKARAAGVTAGMNELEARARCAELACRRRSPEQEEAARAALLDCACSFSPRVEATAAEAVVLDISGLERLFGPPASLAHRLAGRARELGLRARVAVAANPDAALDAARGFPGVTVISEGQEAERLGGLPLEVLAPPPDILETLERWGIRTLRALAALPEVSVVERLGQPGLHLQKLARGAVSRPLVPAEPALRFEETLDLESPLTLLEPLAFVLSRLLEQLCARLATRTLATNELRLRCELEGMDELSDGRHLHERTLRLPIPMLDPGLFLKLWRLDLAAHPPLAPVIQVALTAEPVKPQVAQNGLFQPLAPQPEKLELVLARLAARTGTGSVGSPEIEDTHRPEAFRMERFQPIAELPNRRIAGLKDGHGTAQPDSSIPHLPLLALRLFRPPRTATVEMRRGRPARIFSSGTRADVLWLAGPWRSSGDWWSEPAWARDEWDVAVRNGSGIALYRLVREGERWSVEGEYD; encoded by the coding sequence GTGTTCGCCTGCCTCTACGTTCCCGACTTCCCCGTCGCCGCCGTTGCCCGCGGCGAGCCCGAGTTGCGCAGCCGGCCGGCAGCGGTGCTCGAAGGCGCGCCGCCGTTATTCACGGTTACAGCCGCGAACGAGAAGGCGCGCGCCGCCGGCGTCACGGCCGGCATGAACGAGCTCGAGGCTCGGGCGCGCTGCGCGGAACTTGCATGCCGCCGCCGTTCACCGGAGCAGGAGGAAGCAGCCCGCGCGGCTTTGCTGGATTGCGCCTGCAGCTTCTCGCCGCGGGTCGAGGCCACGGCGGCGGAAGCGGTGGTGCTGGATATTTCCGGCTTGGAACGCCTGTTCGGGCCGCCCGCGAGCCTGGCACACCGGTTGGCGGGACGCGCCCGTGAGCTTGGCCTTCGAGCGCGCGTCGCCGTGGCGGCCAATCCGGATGCCGCGCTCGATGCCGCGCGCGGATTCCCCGGCGTGACTGTGATCTCCGAGGGTCAGGAAGCCGAACGATTGGGCGGATTGCCGCTGGAGGTTCTGGCGCCGCCACCCGACATCCTGGAGACGCTCGAACGTTGGGGCATACGCACGTTGCGCGCCTTGGCCGCGTTGCCGGAGGTCTCCGTGGTGGAGCGCCTGGGCCAGCCGGGACTGCATCTGCAGAAGCTGGCGCGCGGGGCGGTGTCGCGCCCGCTGGTGCCTGCCGAGCCAGCGTTGCGGTTCGAGGAAACCTTGGATCTGGAATCGCCATTGACGCTGCTGGAGCCCCTGGCGTTCGTGCTGAGCCGGCTGCTGGAGCAGCTTTGCGCCCGCCTGGCGACGCGCACGCTGGCCACCAACGAGTTGCGCTTGCGCTGTGAACTCGAGGGAATGGACGAATTGTCGGATGGCCGGCATCTCCACGAACGCACGCTCCGCCTGCCCATTCCCATGCTCGATCCCGGCCTCTTCCTCAAGCTGTGGCGGCTCGATCTGGCGGCACACCCGCCGCTGGCCCCGGTCATCCAAGTGGCGTTGACGGCCGAGCCGGTGAAGCCGCAGGTAGCGCAGAACGGGCTCTTCCAGCCGCTGGCGCCCCAGCCGGAAAAACTTGAGCTGGTGCTGGCCCGCCTGGCCGCGCGCACCGGCACAGGATCCGTCGGCTCGCCCGAGATCGAAGACACGCACCGGCCGGAAGCGTTTCGTATGGAACGGTTCCAGCCAATTGCCGAATTGCCGAATCGTCGGATTGCCGGATTGAAAGACGGTCACGGAACGGCGCAGCCCGATTCGTCAATTCCCCATCTTCCTTTGCTGGCCCTCCGCCTGTTCCGTCCGCCGCGAACCGCCACGGTCGAAATGCGGCGCGGGCGTCCGGCGCGCATCTTCTCCTCCGGCACCCGCGCAGATGTGCTCTGGCTGGCGGGGCCGTGGCGTTCTTCCGGCGATTGGTGGAGCGAGCCCGCGTGGGCGCGCGACGAGTGGGACGTCGCGGTACGCAACGGCTCGGGCATCGCGCTCTACCGCCTGGTGCGCGAAGGCGAGCGATGGTCGGTGGAGGGAGAGTACGACTGA
- a CDS encoding error-prone DNA polymerase, whose amino-acid sequence MYIELHARSAFSFLEGASLPEELAERCAALGLPAMALVDRDGVYGAPRFHLAAKKAGVRAHLGAEVTVSGFQFPVSRKPGFSKLETRNSKLLQFRLPLLAATRTGYQNLCRLITRVKLRARKNEGAATEHDLAQYAAGLICLTGGDEGPLAAALERGGMEEARRMLGCLLGIYGRSNVYVELQRHFDRAGEARNRAAVELARSLGLPLLATNGVGYAQPEQREVLDVLTSIRHHRTLATAGRLLARNSERHLKSGEEMARLFADFPEAVAATRELSSRLEFTLNDLGYRFPRYPVPPGETMNSFLRGRTEEGARTRYRPYHARARRQIERELALIEKLDLAGYFLIVWDLIRYCREQGILVQGRGSAANSAVCYSLGITAVDPVSMELLFERFLSEERGEWPDIDLDLPSGDARERVIQYLYRRYGERGAAMTANVITYRGRSAAREVGKALGFDPPTLDRLARLTDAWEYKDPADTAERRFRDAGIDLAHPRMKKFFQLFQGVLDLPRHLGQHSGGMVICEDELDAVVPLEPATMPGRVVVQWDKEDCADLGIIKVDLLGLGMMAALGDALTLIREGYGEAVDLAHLPPDDPAVYAALQQADTVGMFQVESRAQMSCLPRLRPKKFYDIVVEVAIIRPGPIVGRMVHPYLKRRQGREPVVYPHSSLEPVLERTLGVPIFQEQLLRMAMIAAGFSGGEAEELRRALGFKRSVARMREIEIKLRRGMERNGITGAAQEQIVQSISSFALYGFPESHAASFALLAYASAWIKCHYPAAFLAALLNNQPMGFYHPATLVKDAQRHGVRVLPADVTRSDWLCTLEPTDCRGSARKARVLIPHSKLETRNSEHAVRLGLRYVKGLRREAAEALLRERARAPFRSVDELAARIPELRRDELVTLAEIGALNAVSGFSFLVSSRNHDNSKLETRNSKLVFHRRDALWQVERAVRRSGPLLEGIHEAEPASPLAPMSHEERLVADFRGTGLTVGKHPMAYRREVLDLMGVRRAADLPRTPPGRPVRIAGCVIARQRPGTARGFLFLSLEDETGIANAIVTPDIFDRHRLLLVSESFLMIEGVLQNQDNVISVKAERVQPLSVTRAPTRSHDFH is encoded by the coding sequence ATGTACATCGAGCTCCACGCCCGCTCCGCCTTCAGCTTCCTCGAGGGCGCTTCCCTGCCCGAAGAGCTTGCCGAGCGTTGCGCGGCGCTCGGTCTGCCCGCCATGGCGCTGGTCGATCGCGACGGCGTCTATGGCGCGCCCCGCTTCCACCTGGCGGCGAAGAAAGCGGGCGTCCGCGCGCACCTCGGCGCCGAAGTAACAGTTTCAGGTTTCCAGTTTCCAGTTTCCAGAAAACCTGGCTTTTCGAAACTTGAAACTCGAAACTCGAAACTTCTGCAGTTCCGTCTTCCCTTGCTGGCCGCCACCCGTACCGGCTATCAGAACCTCTGCCGGCTGATCACGCGCGTGAAGCTGCGCGCCAGGAAGAACGAAGGAGCCGCCACCGAGCACGACCTTGCCCAATACGCCGCCGGGCTCATCTGCCTGACCGGTGGCGATGAGGGCCCGCTTGCGGCAGCGCTCGAGCGCGGCGGCATGGAGGAAGCCCGGCGCATGCTCGGCTGCCTGCTCGGCATCTATGGCCGCTCGAACGTGTACGTGGAATTGCAGCGCCACTTCGACCGCGCCGGCGAAGCGCGCAACCGGGCGGCGGTGGAGCTTGCCCGCAGCCTGGGCCTGCCGCTGCTGGCCACTAACGGCGTCGGTTATGCGCAGCCGGAACAGCGCGAAGTGTTGGACGTGCTCACTTCGATCCGCCATCATCGCACGCTCGCCACTGCCGGCCGCCTGCTGGCGCGCAACTCCGAGCGGCATCTGAAGTCCGGAGAGGAAATGGCTCGCCTGTTCGCCGACTTCCCGGAAGCCGTGGCCGCAACCCGCGAACTCTCCTCCCGCCTGGAGTTCACGCTCAACGACCTGGGCTACCGCTTCCCGCGCTACCCGGTGCCGCCCGGGGAGACCATGAACTCCTTCCTGCGGGGCCGCACGGAAGAGGGTGCGCGTACGCGCTATCGTCCGTATCACGCGCGCGCCCGCCGCCAGATCGAGCGCGAGCTCGCGCTGATCGAAAAGCTCGACCTCGCCGGATACTTCCTGATCGTCTGGGACCTGATCCGCTACTGCCGCGAGCAGGGGATCCTGGTGCAGGGGCGCGGCTCGGCCGCCAACAGCGCCGTGTGCTACTCGCTGGGCATCACCGCCGTGGACCCTGTAAGCATGGAGCTGCTGTTCGAGCGTTTCCTTTCCGAGGAGCGCGGCGAGTGGCCGGACATCGATCTCGACCTGCCCAGCGGCGACGCCCGCGAGCGCGTCATCCAGTATCTCTACCGGCGTTATGGCGAGCGCGGCGCCGCCATGACGGCTAACGTCATTACGTATCGTGGGCGCTCAGCGGCGCGCGAGGTGGGCAAGGCGCTGGGCTTCGACCCGCCCACGCTCGACCGCCTGGCCCGCCTCACCGACGCCTGGGAGTACAAGGACCCAGCCGATACCGCCGAGCGGCGCTTCCGCGACGCCGGCATCGACTTGGCGCATCCGCGCATGAAGAAGTTCTTCCAACTCTTTCAGGGCGTGCTCGACCTGCCGCGGCACCTCGGACAGCACTCCGGCGGCATGGTGATCTGCGAAGACGAATTGGACGCGGTGGTTCCGCTCGAGCCTGCCACCATGCCCGGCCGCGTGGTGGTGCAATGGGACAAGGAAGACTGCGCCGACCTGGGCATCATTAAGGTGGACCTGCTCGGCCTGGGGATGATGGCCGCGCTCGGCGACGCTCTCACCCTCATCCGCGAGGGCTACGGCGAGGCAGTGGACCTGGCGCACCTGCCGCCGGACGATCCCGCTGTCTACGCCGCCCTGCAGCAGGCCGACACCGTGGGCATGTTCCAGGTGGAGAGCCGCGCGCAGATGTCCTGCCTGCCGCGCCTGCGCCCGAAAAAGTTCTACGACATCGTGGTGGAAGTGGCCATCATCCGCCCCGGGCCCATCGTCGGCCGCATGGTGCATCCGTATCTCAAGCGCCGCCAGGGACGCGAGCCGGTCGTGTATCCGCACTCTTCGCTCGAGCCGGTGCTGGAACGCACGCTGGGTGTCCCCATCTTCCAGGAACAACTCCTGCGCATGGCCATGATCGCCGCCGGTTTCAGCGGAGGGGAAGCGGAAGAGCTGCGGCGCGCGCTGGGCTTCAAGCGCTCGGTGGCGCGCATGCGCGAGATCGAGATCAAGCTGCGCCGCGGCATGGAGCGCAACGGCATCACCGGCGCCGCCCAGGAGCAGATCGTGCAGTCCATTTCGTCGTTCGCGCTCTACGGCTTCCCGGAATCGCACGCGGCCAGCTTCGCGCTGCTGGCTTACGCCAGCGCCTGGATCAAGTGCCATTACCCGGCCGCGTTCCTGGCCGCGCTGCTCAACAACCAGCCCATGGGCTTCTACCATCCGGCAACGCTGGTGAAAGACGCGCAGCGGCACGGCGTGCGCGTCCTGCCCGCCGACGTCACGCGCTCGGACTGGCTGTGCACGTTGGAACCTACGGATTGTCGAGGGAGTGCGCGAAAGGCGCGCGTCCTTATTCCGCACTCGAAACTTGAAACTCGAAACTCGGAACACGCCGTCCGTCTCGGCCTTCGCTACGTCAAAGGCCTGCGCCGCGAGGCCGCCGAAGCCCTGCTGCGCGAGCGCGCCCGGGCGCCGTTTCGCTCCGTGGACGAACTGGCCGCCCGCATCCCCGAACTGCGCCGGGATGAGCTGGTGACGCTGGCGGAGATTGGAGCGTTGAATGCAGTTTCGGGTTTCTCATTTCTTGTTTCCAGTAGAAACCATGACAACTCGAAACTTGAAACTCGAAACTCGAAACTGGTTTTTCATCGTCGCGACGCGCTCTGGCAGGTGGAGCGGGCCGTGCGCCGCTCCGGACCTCTGCTGGAGGGTATCCACGAGGCCGAGCCCGCTTCGCCGCTCGCACCCATGAGCCACGAAGAGCGCCTGGTCGCCGACTTCCGGGGTACCGGGCTGACGGTCGGCAAACACCCCATGGCCTATCGTCGCGAGGTGCTGGACCTGATGGGCGTACGCCGTGCGGCGGACCTTCCCCGCACGCCGCCCGGCCGGCCGGTGCGCATCGCCGGGTGTGTCATCGCGCGCCAGCGCCCGGGTACGGCCCGCGGCTTCCTGTTTCTGAGTCTGGAAGACGAGACGGGGATCGCCAACGCCATCGTCACGCCGGACATCTTCGACCGCCACCGCCTTCTGCTGGTGAGCGAATCCTTCCTGATGATCGAAGGCGTGCTGCAGAATCAGGACAATGTGATCTCGGTGAAGGCGGAGCGTGTGCAGCCGCTGTCGGTCACCCGCGCTCCCACCCGCTCACACGACTTTCACTGA